A stretch of the Uranotaenia lowii strain MFRU-FL chromosome 3, ASM2978415v1, whole genome shotgun sequence genome encodes the following:
- the LOC129753804 gene encoding uncharacterized protein LOC129753804: MPSELRELIKQERNLRRTLDSVRQFASSGSNNSELISVRLELLEDTFTQFKKVRTEIELQTDHLSNTTDEFSDQEALDQAREDENVGILVEFEEDYCVVKSELRRQLSAIRESTNATPAPSATASSGPPSTLARVKLPEIKLPIFSGKSKEWVTFRDSFKSLIHSSNQLNDTDKFCYLRSAVTGEALQAIASVDISAANYNIAWSILEKRYENRKLLVKSYLDSLFSIEPMRKESYDSLNKLLSEFERNLQMLQKVGENPDQWSTLLVHMLCSRLDQSTLRHWETHHSSKEVPLYDDLMCFLRNHCSVLESIAHRRPERLENSEKSVKFGVSNPAVPSQVKCPFCGDVFHIAFRCTKFLKQTVGERSESVKRARLCYNCLSSGHLARDCVKGSCHHCGMLHHSLLHPRSSVSQQSTRPTPSVSQPRRQFSSSSHTPPISNQPTHSHPPNTQPSTSYPVSQPILTTDPQQTIALPSHTPNLTKQVLLSTAIIRIQDSLGNTRLARALLDSCSQFCFMTTRFSQQLKLRHVPENLTVQGIGGSRAVSRKLVVASVRARTSYISAFSRAMSFFILPELTATLPAKRVEYESWRLPHDVQLADPSFSEPGEIDIIIGAEHFFDLLLEGRFKLTNDGPSLQNLAEIQEQLTKFWELESCKSASTQSVEESTCEELFAETTTRDCDGKFVVSLPKRDHVIRQLGESRNAALRRFFSVEKQFESNSEKKSAYTSFMEEYISLGHMREVPNPDEALPVYYLPHHAVYKPDSSTTKLRVVFDASCKTTTGVLLNDGLLVGPVVQEDLLSIVLRFRLHRVAVVADVEKMYRMVKVQAEDQRLQRILWRESPEIPIRTYELVTVTYGTACAPYLATKCLQQLADSGKESYPEAARSLQYDTYVDDSLTGANSVDSAIKLAKEMIELAAAGGFLLRKFNSNSADVLSALPDHLIDERASLNLDSSTAAVKTLGLVWKPATDCFVYDCPVWSDKAKITKRVVLAETARLFDPIGLVGPVVVIAKIFLQDLWKPQCGWDDSLPEEMQNFWQEYRMNLKALSSLSVPRWLTFHSEASFVEIHGFCDASEKAYGACVYLRCTAENGEVTVRLITAKSRVAPLDDLKRKKKKQTIPRLELSSALLLAHLYDKVKRSLRIAHSAEFWTDSTIVICWLSSLPSRWQAFVSNRVSEIQHTTKGCQWHHVAGVENPADIISRGMIPAQLQYQTMWFEGPLWLRQDRSTWPASSNPEQVEQSLLEERKVCSFPVTPVTSEIFGWRERFLDLIHLVAWMLRFAHNSSLRIPHQRASGGLTYAEQYAAVLHVVRVAQQESFPAEFDALQRGRPLKASSPILSINPVFGDGIIRVGGRLAHAPISEDRKHPMILCSKHPLAKMIIEHYHHCFFHAGAQLLVSSVRGRFWITKIRSLVNTVLHECVQCFRNKPSVAEQLMGDLPAERVSPSNPFENVGVDYCGPFLVKYPSSRRIQPRKIFVAIFVCLATKAVHIELVTDLTSDSFIAAFKRFVGRRGKPRVVMCDNSTTFVGARRELDELRQLFRNEQFQRHVVHSAVDDETEFKFIPPRTPNFGGLWEAAVKSFKTHLKRTIGCTILRFDEMNTISIQIDAILNSRPLTPMTNDPADYEAITPGHFLIHRPLTAVPEPSKEHIPENHLSRWQRTEVFYERIWKRWSSQYLSDLHNRTKWTRKRNNIAVGTMVLLKEDNLPPLQWALGRVTKIYPGPDGNIRVVDVKTKDSQFQRGIQKICVLPIKDNIDDPVQQEN, encoded by the exons ATGCCTAGTGAATTGCGTGAGCTAATCAAGCAGGAGCGAAACCTGCGAAGAACACTAGACTCGGTGCGTCAGTTTGCTTCAAGTGGAAGCAATAACAGTGAACTGATAAGTGTGCGTTTAGAACTCCTTGAAGACACGTTTACACAGTTTAAAAAAGTGAGAACGGAAATTGAACTGCAAACTGACCACTTGAGCAACACCACAGACGAGTTTAGTGATCAAGAGGCATTGGATCAAGCAAGGGAGGACGAGAATGTAGGCATCCTGGTGGAATTCGAGGAGGACTACTGTGTGGTTAAAAGTGAACTCCGGCGCCAGCTGTCAGCGATTCGGGAATCAACCAACGCAACTCCAGCTCCAAGTGCAACCGCATCATCAGGTCCTCCCTCAACTCTGGCAAGAGTGAAGTTGCCGGAAATCAAGCTGCCGATTTTCAGCGGGAAGTCCAAGGAATGGGTCACCTTTAGAGATTCCTTTAAGAGCCTGATCCACTCCAGCAATCAACTTAATGATACCGACAAGTTTTGCTACCTTCGTTCGGCCGTGACAGGTGAAGCTCTACAAGCGATTGCTTCAGTGGACATATCAGCCGCTAACTACAATATCGCTTGGTCAATCCTGGAAAAGCGATACGAGAACCGGAAGCTGCTGGTGAAATCCTACTTGGACTCACTGTTTTCCATTGAGCCGATGAGGAAGGAGAGCTACGATTCTCTCAACAAATTACTCAGCGAATTCGAGCGGAACCTCCAGATGCTGCAAAAAGTAGGCGAGAACCCAGACCAGTGGAGCACGCTCCTGGTTCACATGCTGTGTTCTCGCCTGGATCAATCCACCCTGCGCCATTGGGAAACCCATCACAGTTCCAAAGAGGTTCCGCTATACGACGACCTGATGTGTTTCCTGCGTAATCATTGTTCGGTGTTGGAGTCCATCGCTCATCGGAGACCAGAGCGACTAGAAAACAGTGAGAAAAGTGTCAAGTTCGGTGTAAGCAACCCAGCAGTTCCATCCCAAGTGAAGTGTCCGTTTTGTGGTGATGTGTTTCACATAGCTTTCCGGTGCACTAAATTCCTTAAACAAACTGTCGGTGAAAGAAGTGAATCAGTGAAGCGAGCTAGATTGTGCTACAATTGTCTGTCCTCCGGTCATCTAGCTCGTGATTGTGTGAAAGGTTCCTGTCACCATTGCGGAATGCTTCATCACTCGCTTTTACACCCCAGATCCTCCGTCTCGCAGCAATCAACTCGCCCTACACCTTCAGTGTCTCAGCCTCGTCGTCAGTTTTCATCATCATCACACACCCCACCGATATCCAACCAGCCAACCCATAGCCACCCTCCCAACACTCAACCCTCAACCTCGTATCCAGTTTCACAGCCCATTCTCACCACAGACCCTCAGCAAACCATAGCACTTCCCTCCCACACACCGAACCTCACGAAACAAGTCCTGTTGTCCACAGCCATCATTCGCATCCAGGATTCTCTTGGCAATACTCGACTAGCTCGAGCCTTGCTCGACTCGTGCTCCCAGTTTTGCTTCATGACCACTCGCTTCAGCCAACAACTAAAACTGCGACATGTTCCGGAAAACCTCACCGTTCAAGGCATCGGTGGATCACGAGCTGTGTCACGCAAACTGGTTGTAGCTTCCGTTCGTGCTCGGACCTCGTACATCTCAGCTTTCAGCAGAGCAATGAGCTTCTTTATTTTGCCTGAGCTGACAGCCACACTTCCCGCAAAACGAGTCGAGTACGAGAGTTGGCGTTTACCCCACGATGTTCAGCTTGCTGATCCCAGCTTTTCGGAACCAGGAGAGATCGACATCATTATTGGCGCCGAGCACTTCTTTGATCTGCTTCTGGAAGGCAGATTCAAGCTGACGAATGATGGCCCAAGCCTTCAAAACT TAGCTGAAATTCAGGAGCAGCTCACTAAATTCTGGGAACTGGAATCGTGTAAGTCAGCAAGTACCCAATCCGTGGAAGAGTCAACTTGTGAAGAGCTTTTCGCTGAAACCACCACCCGTGACTGCGACGGAAAATTTGTTGTTTCTTTGCCGAAACGTGATCACGTAATTCGGCAACTGGGGGAGTCTCGTAACGCAGCACTGAGGCGATTTTTCAGCGTAGAGAAGCAGTTTGAGTCCAACAGCGAAAAGAAGTCAGCGTACACATCATTTATGGAGGAATACATCAGTCTCGGTCACATGCGTGAAGTTCCTAACCCTGATGAAGCATTACCGGTCTACTATCTTCCACATCATGCGGTCTACAAGCCTGACAGTTCTACCACAAAACTTCGCGTCGTCTTCGATGCCTCCTGTAAGACTACCACCGGAGTCTTACTCAACGACGGTCTATTGGTGGGACCCGTAGTTCAAGAAGATTTGTTGTCCATCGTCCTTCGGTTCCGGTTGCATCGAGTCGCCGTTGTTGCTGATGTGGAGAAAATGTACCGCATGGTCAAGGTACAAGCCGAAGATCAACGTCTCCAGCGTATTCTGTGGAGAGAATCTCCAGAAATTCCGATCCGTACTTACGAGCTCGTCACTGTTACTTATGGTACAGCATGCGCACCGTATCTGGCAACCAAGTGCCTTCAGCAGTTAGCAGACAGTGGAAAGGAATCGTATCCCGAAGCAGCAAGGAGTCTACAATACGATACGTACGTCGATGATTCTCTCACTGGAGCGAATTCAGTCGACAGTGCGATAAAGTTAGCGAAGGAGATGATTGAATTAGCAGCAGCAGGTGGTTTTTTGTTGAGAAAGTTCAACTCAAATTCAGCCGACGTACTGTCTGCATTACCAGATCATCTTATAGACGAGCGCGCTTCCTTGAACTTGGATTCTTCGACTGCAGCTGTGAAGACGCTGGGTTTAGTGTGGAAACCTGCTACCGATTGTTTCGTTTACGACTGTCCAGTTTGGAGCGACAAGGCCAAGATCACCAAAAGAGTTGTACTTGCAGAGACAGCACGCCTCTTCGACCCGATTGGACTTGTGGGCCCCGTTGTTGTCATCGCGAAGATATTTCTGCAAGATCTTTGGAAACCCCAGTGTGGATGGGACGATTCGCTTCCAGAGGAGATGCAGAACTTTTGGCAGGAGTATCGGATGAACCTGAAAGCCCTATCTTCACTCTCGGTTCCACGTTGGTTGACCTTTCATTCCGAAGCATCATTTGTCGAGATACACGGTTTCTGTGACGCATCCGAAAAGGCTTACGGAGCCTGTGTTTATCTTCGTTGTACAGCAGAAAATGGTGAAGTTACCGTCCGTTTGATAACCGCAAAATCCAGAGTAGCACCTTTAGACGACCTgaagaggaagaagaagaagcagacAATCCCGCGCCTCGAGCTTTCATCTGCTCTTCTCTTGGCTCACCTGTACGATAAAGTGAAGCGTAGTTTAAGAATTGCGCATTCTGCAGAATTTTGGACCGATTCCACCATTGTAATCTGTTGGTTGTCGTCTTTACCGTCCCGTTGGCAAGCTTTCGTTTCAAACCGTGTCTCCGAGATCCAACATACCACTAAAGGCTGCCAGTGGCACCACGTTGCAGGAGTGGAAAATCCAGCGGACATCATATCGAGAGGCATGATTCCAGCACAGCTTCAGTATCAAACGATGTGGTTTGAGGGTCCACTTTGGCTGCGACAAGACCGCAGCACCTGGCCAGCTTCAAGCAATCCAGAACAAGTTGAACAGTCGTTACTTGAAGAGCGGAAAGTATGTTCGTTTCCTGTCACACCCGTGACTAGTGAAATCTTCGGTTGGCGTGAGAGGTTTTTGGATCTGATTCATCTTGTTGCGTGGATGCTCCGATTTGCGCACAATTCCAGTTTGAGAATCCCACACCAACGAGCTTCCGGAGGTTTAACGTACGCAGAGCAGTATGCAGCCGTACTTCACGTCGTTCGTGTAGCACAACAGGAAAGTTTCCCAGCCGAATTCGACGCTCTCCAGAGAGGGCGACCACTGAAGGCGTCATCCCCAATCCTTTCTATAAATCCCGTGTTTGGCGATGGTATAATTCGCGTTGGCGGCCGGCTAGCTCACGCACCGATTAGCGAAGACAGAAAGCATCCGATGATCCTGTGCAGTAAACATCCCTTGGCGAAAATGATAATCGAGCACTACCACCACTGTTTCTTCCATGCCGGTGCTCAACTTCTTGTTTCTTCCGTCCGCGGGAGATTTTGGATCACCAAGATCAGATCGTTAGTCAACACAGTTCTGCACGAATGTGTGCAGTGTTTTCGTAACAAACCAAGTGTAGCAGAGCAGCTTATGGGCGACCTGCCAGCAGAGCGTGTTTCGCCATCGAATCCATTCGAGAACGTTGGAGTAGATTATTGTGGACCTTTCCTAGTAAAATATCCTTCAAGTCGTCGAATCCAACCCCGCAAAATTTTCGTTGCTATCTTCGTTTGTTTGGCTACAAAGGCAGTCCATATAGAGCTGGTCACGGACCTAACCAGTGATTCATTCATCGCAGCGTTTAAACGATTTGTTGGTCGTCGTGGGAAACCTCGAGTTGTGATGTGTGACAATTCGACAACTTTCGTTGGTGCTCGCCGAGAATTGGATGAACTCCGTCAGCTTTTTCGAAACGAACAGTTCCAGAGACATGTCGTCCATTCGGCAGTAGACGACGAAACCGAATTCAAATTCATCCCCCCCAGAACGCCTAACTTTGGTGGACTGTGGGAAGCCGCTGTTAAGTCATTCAAAACGCACCTGAAGAGGACGATAGGATGCACCATTCTCCGTTTTGATGAAATGAACACCATCTCGATTCAAATTGATGCTATTCTCAACTCCCGTCCGTTGACACCAATGACTAACGATCCTGCAGATTACGAAGCCATCACACCTGGTCACTTTCTGATCCACCGACCGTTAACAGCCGTGCCGGAGCCTTCCAAGGAACATATTCCAGAGAACCATCTTTCGAGATGGCAAAGAACCGAAGTCTTTTATGAACGCATTTGGAAGCGCTGGTCCTCCCAATATCTGTCGGATTTACACAACCGCACCAAGTGGACTAGGAAACGAAACAACATAGCCGTTGGAACCATGGTGCTCCTCAAGGAGGACAACCTTCCCCCGTTGCAGTGGGCTCTCGGTCGTGTGACGAAAATCTACCCCGGTCCCGATGGCAACATCCGAGTCGTCGACGTCAAAACCAAGGATAGCCAGTTCCAGCGAGGAATCCAGAAGATTTGTGTTCTTCCCATCAAGGACAACATTGATGATCCCGTCCAGCAGGAGAACTAA